Proteins encoded in a region of the Sphingomonas sp. HMP9 genome:
- a CDS encoding isocitrate lyase, whose protein sequence is MTYQTHITQLTNLIADQNGTWDAISPESVARMRLQNRFTTGLDIARYTAAIMRKDMAAYDANPANYTQSLGCWHGFIAQQKMISIKKHFGTTDRRYLYLSGWMVAAMRSEFGPLPDQSMHEKTSVPALIEELYTFLRQADARELGMMFRDVDAARAAGNEIEEKRLLNAIENHQTHVVPIIADIDAGFGNAEATYLLARKMIEAGACALQIENQVSDEKQCGHQDGKVTVPHEDFLAKVRACRYAFLELGVEDGIIVTRTDSLGAGLTKQIAVSKAAGDLGDQYNSYLDCEEIDPTTAQNGDVILNRDGKLLRPKRLPSNLFQFRAGTGEDRCVMDCIASLQNGADLLWIETEKPHIEQIAGMVDRIREVVPNAKLVYNNSPSFNWTLNFRQQVFDAWSAAGEDVSAYDRARLMSVDYDGTKLADEADERIRTFQADSAKRAGIFHHLITLPTYHTAALSTDNLAKEYFGDAGMLGYVKGVQRKEIREGIACVKHQNMSGSDLGDDHKEYFAGEAALKAGGAHNTMNQFAA, encoded by the coding sequence GTGACCTACCAGACCCACATCACCCAATTGACCAACCTGATCGCCGATCAGAACGGCACGTGGGACGCGATCTCGCCTGAGTCCGTTGCCCGCATGCGGCTCCAGAACCGGTTCACCACCGGGCTCGACATCGCGCGTTACACCGCGGCAATCATGCGCAAGGACATGGCGGCTTATGACGCGAACCCGGCCAACTACACGCAGTCGCTGGGTTGCTGGCACGGCTTCATCGCGCAGCAGAAGATGATCAGCATCAAGAAGCATTTCGGCACGACCGATCGCCGGTATCTCTATCTGTCCGGGTGGATGGTCGCGGCGATGCGCAGCGAGTTCGGCCCGCTGCCCGACCAGTCGATGCACGAGAAGACCAGCGTTCCCGCGCTGATCGAGGAGCTCTATACGTTCTTGCGCCAAGCCGATGCGCGCGAACTCGGCATGATGTTCCGCGATGTCGATGCGGCCCGCGCCGCCGGCAACGAGATCGAGGAGAAGCGCCTGCTCAACGCGATCGAGAACCACCAGACGCACGTCGTCCCCATCATCGCCGACATCGACGCGGGCTTCGGCAACGCCGAGGCGACATACCTGCTCGCGCGGAAAATGATCGAGGCGGGGGCGTGCGCGCTCCAGATCGAGAACCAGGTGAGCGACGAGAAGCAGTGCGGTCATCAGGACGGCAAGGTCACCGTGCCGCACGAGGACTTCCTCGCGAAGGTCCGCGCGTGCCGCTACGCGTTCCTCGAACTCGGCGTCGAGGACGGCATCATCGTCACGCGCACCGACTCGCTGGGCGCAGGGCTTACCAAGCAGATTGCGGTCAGCAAGGCAGCGGGCGATCTGGGCGACCAGTATAACTCGTATTTGGATTGTGAGGAGATCGATCCGACCACCGCGCAGAACGGCGACGTCATCCTCAACCGCGACGGCAAGCTGTTGCGACCGAAGCGCCTGCCGTCGAACCTGTTCCAGTTCCGTGCGGGGACGGGCGAGGATCGCTGCGTCATGGATTGCATCGCATCGCTACAGAACGGCGCCGACCTGCTGTGGATCGAGACCGAGAAGCCGCACATCGAACAGATCGCCGGCATGGTCGACCGCATCCGCGAGGTCGTGCCGAACGCCAAGCTCGTGTACAACAACTCGCCGTCGTTCAACTGGACACTGAACTTCCGCCAGCAGGTGTTCGATGCCTGGTCGGCGGCGGGTGAGGACGTCTCGGCCTATGATCGCGCGCGGTTGATGAGCGTCGATTACGACGGGACCAAACTGGCCGACGAAGCCGACGAACGCATCCGCACCTTTCAGGCGGACTCGGCCAAGCGCGCGGGGATCTTCCACCACCTCATCACGTTGCCGACCTATCACACCGCGGCGCTCAGCACCGACAATCTCGCCAAGGAGTATTTCGGCGACGCTGGAATGCTCGGCTATGTGAAGGGCGTCCAGCGCAAGGAAATCCGCGAGGGCATCGCCTGCGTGAAACACCAGAACATGTCCGGCTCCGACCTCGGCGACGATCACAAGGAGTATTTTGCCGGCGAAGCTGCACTGAAGGCCGGCGGCGCGCACAATACGATGAACCAGTTCGCCGCGTGA
- a CDS encoding PAS domain-containing protein — MTKSGSSPTSSRTISLPSDLGSYIDEFTDAGHGDAATIVRAALEQMRERGTLPKPAEILIGGGECGMLVRQRDWSATSLGPIDSWPAELRVTLANILNSPVAKVVMWGADHIMLYNDSYRAVAGDRHPAALGSPVATAFPEVWDWNRAVLDSGFRGETVAYRDQPILFQRPDGPETLTLDLFYTPVYQAGSSVGGVLCTMVDNSGRVEAEHRLAASEAELRHVTDAVPMLISYVDRDHIYRLANAQYDEWLGVAPESMIGKSVREVLGDAVYQDRRASFDRALAGESFIAQTVFPHRDGRPRRSEFRYVPHVQADGSIPGIYILGIDVEERAEREAALGISNGRFRTAMDAVHGVLWTNSPDGRMIGEQPGWATLTGQSIDAYQNFGWADAIHPDDVASTIKAWTAAVLNKSMFVFEHRVRRHCGTWRTFAVRSLPILDAAGEVIEWVGVHTDITHQRAAEAALREQAEALARQVRHRERAEDQLRQLNETLEARVIAEIGERRQAEAKLAQSQKMETVGKLTGGVAHDFNNLLQVVSGNLQLLGKNLAGNERAERWVANAMAGVTRGSKLASQLLAFGRRQALEPKVVNVTRFVRGMDDMLRRAIGEGVEIETVVGGGLWNTFIDPAQIENALLNLAINARDAMEGQGKLTIELGNAHLDDSYARSHDEVEAGQYVLLAVSDTGSGMSPEIIEQVFEPFFSTKSEGKGSGLSLSMVYGFVKQSGGHVKIYSEVGEGTTIKLYLPRAMESEDVEVVADAGPICGGTETVLVVEDDDEVRATVVELLTDLGYSVLKSVDAASALNVVESGVPIDILFTDVVMPGTLKSPELARKAKERLPNLAVLFTSGYTENSIVHGGKLDAGIDLLSKPYSREALARKFRDVLANRQRSDSAAATVARDARVDAERRLDASARRMVLLVEDDEMIRANTAEMLQASGFVVVDAASAEDAMTALQTVPIDALVTDVNLPGISGPDFARTARVLRPGVGIVFATGDTASVADQTDAIMLEKPYGLDALAAAVLASLGETALAEPLAATAAADRVSQAN, encoded by the coding sequence ATGACAAAATCAGGCTCGTCGCCCACCTCGTCGCGCACCATTTCCCTGCCATCCGATCTCGGCAGCTACATCGACGAATTCACCGACGCAGGACATGGCGACGCGGCCACGATCGTCCGCGCCGCGCTCGAACAGATGCGCGAGCGGGGCACCTTGCCAAAGCCTGCCGAAATCCTGATCGGTGGCGGCGAATGCGGGATGCTGGTCCGACAGCGCGACTGGAGCGCGACCTCGCTGGGGCCGATCGATTCCTGGCCCGCCGAACTCCGGGTCACGCTCGCCAACATCCTCAATTCACCCGTCGCGAAGGTGGTGATGTGGGGGGCGGACCACATCATGCTCTACAATGACAGCTATCGTGCGGTCGCTGGGGACCGCCATCCCGCCGCGCTTGGCAGCCCGGTTGCGACCGCGTTTCCCGAAGTTTGGGACTGGAACCGTGCGGTGCTCGACTCGGGCTTCCGCGGCGAGACCGTGGCGTACCGCGACCAGCCGATCCTGTTCCAGCGCCCCGACGGCCCGGAAACGCTGACGCTCGACCTGTTCTACACGCCCGTCTACCAGGCCGGCAGTTCCGTCGGCGGTGTCCTGTGCACGATGGTCGACAATAGCGGCCGGGTCGAAGCCGAGCACCGCCTCGCCGCCAGCGAAGCCGAACTTCGCCACGTCACCGACGCCGTGCCGATGCTCATCTCGTACGTCGACCGCGACCACATCTACCGTCTCGCCAACGCGCAGTACGACGAGTGGCTTGGCGTGGCGCCGGAGTCGATGATCGGCAAGTCCGTCCGCGAGGTGCTCGGCGACGCGGTCTACCAGGATCGCCGCGCCTCGTTCGATCGCGCATTGGCCGGCGAAAGCTTCATCGCGCAAACCGTGTTCCCGCACCGCGATGGCCGCCCGCGTCGCTCCGAATTCCGCTATGTCCCCCATGTCCAGGCGGACGGCTCGATTCCCGGCATCTACATCCTCGGCATCGACGTCGAGGAACGCGCCGAACGCGAAGCCGCACTCGGAATCAGCAACGGCCGCTTCCGCACCGCGATGGACGCGGTCCACGGCGTGCTCTGGACGAACAGCCCGGACGGCCGGATGATCGGCGAGCAACCCGGCTGGGCGACGCTCACCGGTCAGTCGATCGACGCATACCAGAATTTCGGCTGGGCCGATGCGATCCATCCCGACGATGTCGCATCGACGATCAAGGCATGGACCGCGGCCGTCCTGAACAAGTCGATGTTCGTGTTCGAACACCGCGTCCGCCGCCATTGCGGTACCTGGCGCACCTTCGCGGTCCGCAGCCTGCCGATCCTCGACGCGGCCGGCGAGGTGATCGAATGGGTCGGCGTCCACACCGACATCACGCATCAGCGCGCCGCCGAAGCGGCCTTGCGCGAGCAAGCCGAAGCACTCGCCCGTCAGGTCCGTCACCGCGAACGTGCCGAGGATCAGCTCCGCCAGCTCAACGAGACATTGGAGGCACGCGTCATCGCCGAGATCGGCGAGCGCCGCCAGGCCGAAGCCAAGCTCGCGCAATCGCAGAAGATGGAGACCGTCGGCAAACTCACCGGCGGCGTCGCGCACGACTTCAACAATCTGCTCCAGGTCGTGTCGGGCAATCTCCAGCTGCTGGGCAAGAACCTTGCCGGCAACGAGCGCGCCGAGCGCTGGGTCGCCAACGCGATGGCCGGCGTCACGCGCGGGTCGAAGCTCGCCTCGCAACTGCTCGCGTTCGGGCGTCGCCAGGCGCTCGAGCCGAAGGTGGTCAACGTCACGCGCTTCGTCCGCGGGATGGACGACATGCTGCGCCGCGCGATCGGCGAGGGCGTCGAGATCGAGACCGTGGTCGGCGGTGGTCTGTGGAACACCTTCATCGACCCCGCGCAGATCGAGAACGCGCTCCTCAACCTCGCGATCAACGCGCGCGATGCGATGGAGGGCCAGGGCAAGCTTACCATCGAACTCGGCAACGCGCATCTCGACGACAGCTATGCGCGCAGCCACGACGAGGTCGAGGCCGGGCAGTACGTCCTGCTCGCGGTGTCCGATACCGGCAGCGGCATGAGCCCCGAGATCATCGAGCAGGTGTTCGAACCGTTCTTCTCGACCAAGAGCGAGGGCAAGGGGTCAGGCCTAAGCCTGTCGATGGTCTACGGCTTCGTCAAACAATCCGGCGGCCATGTTAAGATCTATTCGGAAGTCGGCGAAGGCACGACGATCAAGCTCTATCTGCCACGCGCGATGGAAAGCGAAGATGTCGAAGTCGTCGCCGATGCCGGTCCGATTTGCGGCGGCACGGAGACGGTGCTCGTCGTCGAGGATGATGACGAGGTCCGCGCGACCGTCGTCGAACTGCTGACCGACCTCGGCTACAGCGTCCTGAAGTCGGTCGACGCGGCCAGTGCGCTGAACGTTGTCGAGAGCGGCGTGCCGATCGACATCCTGTTCACCGACGTTGTGATGCCCGGAACGCTGAAAAGTCCGGAACTTGCGCGCAAGGCCAAGGAACGCCTGCCAAACCTCGCCGTGCTGTTCACGTCGGGCTATACCGAGAACTCGATCGTCCATGGCGGCAAGCTCGATGCCGGCATCGACCTGTTGTCGAAGCCATATTCGCGCGAAGCCCTGGCACGGAAATTTCGCGACGTGCTGGCCAACCGGCAGCGTAGCGACTCGGCTGCCGCCACGGTTGCGCGCGATGCGCGCGTCGACGCGGAGCGGCGACTGGATGCATCGGCGCGCCGCATGGTGCTGCTGGTCGAGGACGACGAGATGATCCGCGCGAACACCGCCGAGATGCTGCAAGCCAGCGGCTTCGTCGTGGTCGACGCGGCGAGCGCGGAAGACGCGATGACCGCGCTCCAGACTGTGCCGATCGACGCGCTGGTGACGGATGTGAACCTCCCGGGGATTTCGGGGCCCGACTTCGCACGCACCGCCAGGGTGCTGCGGCCCGGTGTGGGAATCGTCTTCGCGACCGGCGACACGGCGTCCGTCGCCGACCAGACCGATGCGATCATGCTGGAGAAGCCGTACGGATTGGATGCGTTGGCGGCGGCGGTGCTGGCGTCGCTTGGGGAGACGGCGCTGGCGGAGCCGTTGGCAGCGACCGCTGCGGCGGACCGGGTGAGCCAGGCGAACTAG